In a single window of the Gadus macrocephalus chromosome 6, ASM3116895v1 genome:
- the LOC132459777 gene encoding chondroitin sulfate N-acetylgalactosaminyltransferase 1-like: MFKRWLGLGRIGGFGVLLCCCLGLVYILACRPAVGPNQQALLWAGGANSREGYMALLQEREDSHRHYINSLTKQIAQLKDALQERTQQLQESLERAKTKGVLPLGLESLHKAPEQNDLKEFFRSQLNQAEVSAGLKFSSEYAVIPFDTFTLRRVYQLETGLTRHPEERPVRKDRRDELLTTLETALHVLNGPQQHSDITAGKRTYAPSDFLQGLTRTERDRGTVYEMLFKGGGVHDYTRLVFFRPFGPVMKVKSERVDTANLLINIILPLSKRADAFRQFMGNFRKVCINQDNVVHLTVVYFGRDQIDQVKAILDRTTRETRFRNFTLIQMNEEFSRGRGLEVGARAWKRSQNALLFFCDVDILFTPDFLTSCRLNAEPGKKVYYPVLFSQYNPSLIYSNLTQPPPIEQQLVIQKDTGFWRDFGFGMTCQYRSDFLNIGGFDRSIKGWGLEDVHLYRKYLHSKLMVIRSPSRGLFHFWHEKHCADELTPDKYKMCMQTKAMSEASHGRLGELFFKQQIEDHLRAQKQRS; encoded by the exons ATGTTCAAGCGTTGGCTGGGGCTCGGGCGCATCGGGGGCTTCGGAGTCCTCCTCTGCTGCTGCCTCGGCCTGGTCTACATTCTGGCCTGCAGACCCGCGGTGGGCCCCAACCAGCAGGCTCTGCTGTGGGCCGGGGGGGCCAACAGCAGAGAGGGGTACATGGCCTTGTtgcaggagagggaggactCCCATCGGCACTACATCAACAGCCTGACCAAGCAGATAGCCCAGCTGAAGGACGCGCTCCAGGAGCGGACCCAGCAGCTCCAGGAGTCCCTGGAGAGGGCCAAGACCAAGGGGGTCCTCCCGTTGGGCCTGGAGAGCCTCCACAAGGCCCCCGAACAGAACGACCTCAAG GAGTTCTTCCGCTCCCAGCTGAACCAAGCGGAGGTGAGCGCAGGTCTGAAGTTTTCCAGCGAGTATGCGGTCATCCCCTTCGACACCTTCACGCTGCGTCG GGTGTACCAACTGGAGACAGGGCTGACCAGACACCCAGAGGAGAGGCCTGTGAGGAAGGACCGGAGGGACGAGCTGTTAACCACTCTGGAGACGGCTCTCCACGTCCTCAACGGACCCCAACAGCACAGCGACATCACCGCGGGGAAGCGCACATATGCTCCGTCTGACTTCCTCCAAG GGCTGACACGTACAGAAAGGGACCGGGGAACGGTGTACGAGATGCTGTTTAAAGGTGGGGGCGTGCACGACTACACCCGGCTGGTTTTCTTCCGGCCCTTCGGCCCCGTGATGAAGGTGAAGAGCGAGAGGGTGGACACGGCCAACCTGCTCATCAACATCATCTTGCCCCTCTCCAAGAGGGCCGATGCCTTCAGACAGTTCATGGGCAATTTCAG AAAGGTGTGCATTAATCAAGATAACGTGGTCCACCTCACTGTGGTGTACTTCGGTCGAGATCAGATCGACCAGGTGAAAGCTATTCTGGACCGGACCACTAG GGAGACTCGGTTCCGTAACTTCACACTGATCCAGATGAACGAGGAGTTCTCCCGAGGCCGGGGCCTGGAGGTGGGGGCCCGCGCCTGGAAGAGGAGCCAGAACGCTCTGCTCTTCTTCTGCGACGTGGACATCCTCTTCACGCCGGACTTCTTAACCTCATGCAGACTCAACGCAGAGCCCG GTAAGAAGGTCTACTACCCAGTGCTCTTCAGCCAGTACAACCCATCCCTCATCTACAGCAACCTGACACAGCCCCCCCCAATTGAACAGCAACTG GTGATACAAAAGGACACAGGATTCTGGAGGGACTTTGGTTTTGGTATGACATGCCAGTACCGCTCTGATTTCCTCAACATAG GTGGGTTCGATCGGAGCATCAAAGGTTGGGGATTGGAGGACGTGCATCTGTACAGGAAGTATCTTCACAGCAAGCTCATGGTGATTCGTTCTCCCTCGCGTGGCCTCTTTCACTTCTGGCATGAGAAGCACTGCGCGGATGAGTTGACTCCGGATAAGTACAAGATGTGTATGCAGACCAAGGCCATGAGCGAGGCCTCGCATGGCCGCTTGGGGGAGCTGTTCTTCAAGCAGCAGATTGAGGACCATTTGAGagctcaaaaacaaaggagttGA